The nucleotide sequence TTGTCCGCGTCGATTTCGATCTGGATCTGGGGCGCGCTCGAGAGCGTGTTCCAGTTCGCCCACGTGCTGATACCGAAGGACAGGTAACCGGCGAGGGGGTCCCCGCCGGCCTTCACCAGTCCGGGGACGGTCGAGGATGCACCGACCGACTTCAAGTCGAGTGCGTACAGCGACTCCAGTGCCAGTGATTCCCTACGAGCACTCTCGGTGCCGAGGACGAACGGCGATGCGATCGACGCGTACAGCGAATCCTCCCCGCCTTGCAGAAGGCCGCGGCCCGTGAAGGTGAGATCGCTTTCAAGGTCCGACGGGGTGTCGAACGGGATGTTCGTGCCGGCGGTGAGGTCCGCGGTCGGCTTCGGAGCGGCGTGGACCGGTACCCGGAGAGTCGAAGCGGTCGTACTGGTGAACTGCACACGCCCGGAAGCGTCTGCGATGTATTGGCGTGGAACTTCCTGCTGGAACCTTTCGGCGGCAGGGTCGATGCTCTTGGCCAGGGCGGTGGGATCAGCGATGGACAGGACGACGTCGAAGGTTGCTCTACCGTTGGCTGGCACGTCGGCCGTAGCTGAGCTAGTGCCGGTCGCGGTGACCGAGATCTCTACGCCGGGCATTGCTGTTGCTTCGAGGTATTCGGCCGTGTAGGCCACGACGGTGTCGGAGCGGTTTTCCACGGTGATCTGCCTGGTCAGGGACACTGGGTCCGCTGCGAGCTCGAGGACACCGAAACTGACCGTGGTCAGCGCCGGATCCGCGGTGGCGTAGGCAAGCGACCGGGCATCTAGGGCATTGAGTGCGTCGACGCGGCCTGAACCGGTGCGGTTGGGAGCGTGGATGACGCCGTCTGCTGTGAGGATGTCGTGCGTCGCGGTGTTCATGATGACGCTCTTGATCTGGTACGGGTTGTAGTCCGTCGCTCCGACCAGGAGCGCGGCGATGCCGGCTACGCGAGGGGCGGCCATCGATGTGCCGGTCTGCGCGGACGCCAGGGTGCCGGAGCCGGACTGGACCGAGCCGATGGACGTGCCGGGGGCGGCGACGTCGGGCTTGACCACCCCGTTGGAGCCGTGGACGCCACGCGAGGAGCTGGGGCTCAGCGTGTCGAGGGCGTCGGAGGCGCCCACTGCGGTGCCTTGCAGGTCGGGATCGAGGCGGACCTGCAGTGTTCCGTCTTCCGCAGCCGCGCGAAGGCTCTGGGAGAACCGCGCGTTGAACTGGACGCCAGGGATGGTCGCGTTTCCGGCGATGCCGGCCTCGAAAACCGAACGAGGAGAGTCAAGTATGACGCCTTCCGCGCCTGCGGCCTCCGCGTTGTTGAAACGAACGCCGGAACCACAGGGGAACGCGCCGTTTTCCTCCCACTGAAGCCAGACCCACTTGCCTTCCAAGGAGCCGGCCTCGAAAGGGTTGCAGCCGAAGCGGTTGGCCGCAGGGCCCACCACGACCTCGCCCGTCAACTGCTCCTCGGTGGCGGAGGTGTAATCGAAGTTGGCGCTGTATTGGCCGGCTGCCCGACCCGCGACGTCCGCCGGGGCGAGGACGTCGATGCCGTCCAGGGTCACCTGGGATCCGACGGAATTCGCGACGGTCAGCGCTGATGCTGCGCTGCCTGGGGATCCTCCATTGTCGAAGACATCACCGCCGTTGCCGGAGGAAACGACGGAGAGGACGCCCTGCGCGGTGAGGCTGTTGACGATGTCGATTTCCGGATCATCATATGCGGGGAAGTCTGAACCGAGTGACATGTTGACCACGTTGGCGCGATCGGAGAAGTCGCCGTCGCGGTTGGGATCGAGCACATAGTCGAGGGCCAGACCCACGACCTCGCTTGTGCCTTCACACCCGAAGACGCGAAGGCTGACCAGTCCGGCCTTCGGTGCGCTACCGGGTCCGATGCGCATGGCGTTGACCTCCGCGGCGGTCAGGCTGGTGTAGTCGCCCTTGAAGGTGCTTCCATCCGCGTTCACGCCGTAGCCGGCGGCGGTGCCGGCTACGTGGGAACCATGGCCTTGGCAGTCGAGGGGGTTGGCGTCGGGTACAGGAACGGGACTGTAGGTATCGGAGGCCGGGTCTGGGTCGTAGGCGTCGCCCACAAGGTCGAAGCCGCCGATGAACTTGGCCGGGTCGTACAGGCCCAAGCTCTCCTCCGGAATGGTGGCAGAGGCCTTGGCAGTATTGAAGGCCTCGATCGTGCCGGGCCCTCCGAAGCCGGCGTGCGTATAGTCCAGGCCGGTGTCGAGGACGGCGATGGTGACGCCGTCGCCAGTCTGATCCCTCTGCACCCAGGATTCCAGGGCGCGGGTGTCGATAACGCCGCCCTTGTTATCAAGCGTCTTGGGAACGATGCCCGTAATTTTCTTCACGTCCGGGCGCGCAGCCAGGGCGCGGATCTGCTCCGCGTCGCCTGTCATGGCCACGCCCGGGATCGTGTTGGTGGTGGTGTAGAGACTGGTGGCCGACGCCTCGGCTGCCACGTCCTCTGCCTTCGCCTCGATTTCCCCGCGGATGTTCTGGACCTCGGCGACTTTCCTTACCGGAGCGGCCAGACCCGACCGGACACTCTGCGGCTGCGTCCGCTCAAAAGCTCCTGCACCTTCGAACTGGACGAACACCGACACCTGCCCTGTCCTGGTGCGCAGGTCCTGCGAGACCTTGACCTCGGGCGGAACCTGCGAACCGAGGCCCTGCGCGGTTGGTTCCCCCTGCGCTGACCCCTCTACTGCTGAGGCGGGCGTCGTCATGCTGGAAGCCAGGACGATGCTGGTTAGCGTTGCAAGCGCTGCCGATGCGGCCCTCCGACGGTATGACTTACTCATACTTCTCCTTTTTGAGGATCGATCAGGCCGACCAGTCAGGAGCCGAAACCCCTGCAGTCGCTGGTGCGACCATGAAAGATGCGAGTGTTTCCTTATGAAGTAAGGAGCGTTACCAGCGGCGACCGGACTCCCCCGCGGAACGGGCGAAGCTCAGTGCTATCACTTTTGTGACTTCAAGGAGGGGAGTCAATGGGCCCTGTGGTTGCGGACCGCATTCGTCATAACGATTCTATTACGGCCCTAAACGGCAGTCCCTACCCAATCTGCCGATCGCTGCCATTCCTGCCAGGAATGGCAGCAATCGGGCTGTTCTTCTATTCCCTGCGTGGCAATCGGTTCTTGAACCGGCGGTACCGTCGACGAAGCAAGCTGATGACACTGGCATCATCGAGCAGGTTTTGCTTCCCTTGTCCGCCCGTGGGCTTGTTACCGGTGAGATCGTGGCGCATATCGAGGAGGGCTACGAAGCCACAGTTCTCAAGGGCGCCGTCTTAAGGGGCTCATCGTTTTTGAGGGATGCTCCTATATTGGTCACGCGGCGTGAATTAGTCCCGATAGGTGGTGAGTGCGTCGCGGTTGGCTCGTTGTCTTCGTTCGAGGTAGGACAGCGAGTTCGGGGACAGCCGAGGTCGGTGGCGGCTTGAGCCAAGGTGAGGCCGGCGGCGTGGCGTAGTGGTCGAAGAACGCGAGCACGTCCGCGGCGCGTTGTTTCAGGGTCCGGCCCAGACGCGTTCTGTTTCTCCGTCAGCAGGTCCGCGCCGGTGTGCAGGGTCCGTCGGGCCCGGTAGAGCGGGTCCCTGGAACGACCGCGGTGCCCGTAAGTTCCATGTTGGAGTGTCCCTCGACCATGTCCAGCTGCCGTGCCGGGCCCTTCTTTTCGCGGATCGGGGTCAGATCAATGATCACTCTCACGTACTTGTCGCCCTTGCGAGTATGCCGCCAGACGTGCTCATCCACGCCAATCGCGGACACCCCATCGAACATAGTCGGGGCATCGATCAGGCGGCGCTTGCCTTCCGCAAGAACAGCGTCGTTCGCGGCACTCCAGGACACTTGCGAGCCCGGCCGCGACCCGGGTTACGGCGTCAGGACACCTCGCGGGCAGCCCCGCCTCGGGCGAAGATCTCGCAAGAACCCCTTATCGTGCACCTCCCACCCGGCATCCTGCGGGTTCCACAGGCCCATTATCCGCTACACGTCGCGCCCACGCCGCCGGACCGGCGCTCAGAGGCCGAGCGCCTCCCCGACGTCGCGCTTGACCGCGTCGAGGCGCGTACGGGCCGCGGTCTTGGCGTCCTCGAGCTCCGCCGTGGACCCGACGGGCTCCACGACCTCCAGGTAGCACTTGAGCTTCGGCTCGGTGCCGCTAGGCCGGATGATGACGCGCGTCTCGTCGTGCGTCAGATACAGCAGCCCGTCCGTGGGCGGCAGGTGCGCCGACCCCTGGGCGAGGTCCTCCGCGACGCTCACCGGCGAGCCGGCGAAGGACGACGGCGGGTTCTCCCGAAGCCGGTTCATCATGGCGCCCAGCAGGCCGAGGCTCCCCACGCGGACGGAGAGCTGGTCGGAGGCGTGCAAGCCGTGGACGAGGAAGGCGTCATCCAGCAGGTCGAAGAGCGTGCGGCCGGCCGCCTTCGTCGCGGCGGCCAGTTCCGCCAGCAGCAGCCCTGCTGAGATCCCGTCCTTGTCCCGCACGAGTTCGGGTGCCACGCAGTAGCCCAGGGCCTCCTCGTAGCCGAAGGAGAGGTCGTGGACGCGGGCGATCCACTTGAAGCCCGTCAGGGTCTGGGCGTGGTCGATCCCGGACATCCCGGCGATGCGCCCGAGGAGGCGGGAGGACACGATCGAGTTCGCGAACACGCTGCGGCGGGCAGGGTGCCCCGCGGCTCCGTCCCGGGCAACCCCGTCACGTGCGTCCGCCGTGAGGCGCGCCGCCAGGTGCAGGCCGAGCAGTGTCCCCACCTCGTCGCCGCGCAGCATGCGCCACGCGCCGGTGGACGGCTCGCGTGCCGCGAGTGCCACACGGTCGGCGTCGGGGTCGTTGGCGATCACGAGGTCGGCGTCCACCTGTGCGGCGGTCTCCAGGGCGAGGTCCAGCGCCCCCGGCTCCTCCGGGTTGGGGAAGGCGACGGTCGGGAAGTCGGGATCGGGATCGGCCTGCCGTTCGACGACGGTGACGTCGGAGAATCCGGCGGCAGCCAGCACGGCCTGCGCCGTCCGCCCGCCGACGCCGTGCAGGGGAGTGAGGACGATCCGGAGGTCACGGGCCGTGATGGCCGGGTCGGCGAGGGCCGAGACGGAGGCTAAGTAGTCCGCCTCGACGCTCTCGGGCAGCACCGTCCAGCCCGCGGACGCGAGCCCGACGCTCTCGATGGCGCCGACCTCGTCGATCCGGGCGGCGATGCCGGCGTCATGCGGGGCGACGATCTGGACACCGCGCGCATCCTCCTCCACGGCACGCCCGCCCAGGTACACCTTGTATCCGTTGTCCTGCGGCGGGTTGTGGCTGGCCGTGACCATGATGCCCACCTCGCACTCCAGGGCGCGGATCGCGTAGGCCAGCACCGGGGTGGGGAGTTCGCGCGGCATCAGGAAGGTCTCGATGCCGGCCGCGGTGAAGATCGCGGCGGTCTCCTCGGCGAAGATCCGGGAGTTGTGGCGGGCATCGAACCCGACGACGGCGCGGGGTGCGTAGGCACCGGCGGCGAGGTCCAACGCGTGGGCGGCGACACCGGCAGCGGCGCGGCGCACCACCACGCGGTTCATCCGGTTGGGGCCTGCGCCCAGGGCAGCGCGCAGGCCAGCGGTGCCGAAGGCGAGCGGCCCGGAGAAGCGGTCCCGCAGTTCCTGCTCGGAGACGGCGGCCGACCCGTTCCGAGCCCGGACGGATCCCACGAGCGCGCGGAGTTCCTCCGCCGTCTGCGGGTCCGGATCCGCGGCCGCCCACGAGTCGGCGGTGGAGAGGAGGGTGTCCAGTTCAGAGGTGGTCATGCGTGTCCCTTACGTGGATCGGCGGTGGGTGTCCGGCGGTCGCCGGGCATGCCTGCTGGAGGTCCGGCGGTGCGGAGGAGCCGGGGTCGGATGGTGGCTAGATCGTGGCCACGATGTCTGCGAGCAGGCGCGAGATGCGCGGTCCTGCGGCATGCCCCGCCTCGAGGACCTCGGTGTGGCTGAGGGGCACCGGGCTGATGCCGGCCGCCAGGTTGGTCACCAGCGAGATGCCGAAGACCTCCATGCCCGCGTGCCGGGCGGCGATGGCCTCGAGGGCGGTGGACATGCCGACGAGGTCGGCACCGATGCGCTTCGCGTACTGCACCTCGGCCGGGGTCTCGTAGTGCGGGCCGGTGAACTGTGCGTAGACGCCCTCGTCGAGTGTCGGGTCCACGCTGCGTGCGAGGCTGCGCAGGCGTGAGGAGTAGAGGTCGGTCAGGTCGACGAAGGTCGCCCCTTCCAGCGGCGAGGACGCCGTGAGGTTGATGTGGTCGCTGATGAGGACCGGGGTGCCGGGCTGCCAGTGTTCCTGCAGGCCACCGCACCCGTTGGTGAGGATCATGGTCGTCGCGCCGGCGGCCGCTGCCGTCCGCACGCCGTGCACCACGGCCCGCACTCCCTTGCCTTCGTAGAAGTGCGTCCGGGCACCGAGCACGAGGGCGCGCTTGCCGTTCGCCGTTCGGATGGAACGGACGGTGCCGGTGTGGCCGACGACGGCGGGGGCCGAGAACCCGGGGATGTCGGCGGCGTCGAGGGTATGCGTCGTCTCGCCGATCAGCTCGGCCGCCTCGCCCCAGCCGGAGCCGAGAACGAGGGCGGTGTCGTGCCGGTCGATGCCGGTAGCGCGGGCGATATGGTCGGCAGCGTCGCGGGCCAGGTCAAAAGGATCGGAAGTCACCGGTTCAACTTACCCTCTGCGTACGGGGCCCGGCACCGGGCATGGCGCCCTTCCGCGCCGCGCAGCCGCGGGCCTACGGTCGTTACGGCGTGTCAGTGGCATGGGCGATAATCAAATCGTGACCAACCAACTCGATTTCAGTTCATTGCGCCTGGCGATCCTGGGCGGGGGCCCCGGCGGCTACGAAGCGGCACTGGTGGCGGCCTCGCTCGGTGCGAAGGTGACCGTCGTCGAACGGCAGGGCCTCGGCGGATCGGCGGTCCTCACGGACGTCGTGCCGTCCAAGACCCTCATCGCCACGGCGGACACCATGACACGCTTCACCGACGCGAGCGGGCTGGGTGTCCACTTCTCCGCGGACAGCAGGGTCTTCGCGGACCTGGACAAGGTCAACCAGCGGCTGCTGAAGCTCGCCGTGGAGCAGTCCTCGGACATCCGCGCCACCCTCGAACGCCTCGGCGTCCGCGTCATCATCGGTACCGGGAAGCTCCTGGACAACCACCGGCTCGAGGTCGAGTCCGACGGCGAGACCACGATCGTCGAGGCCGACGCCGTCCTCCTCGCGGTTGGTTCGACGCCGCGCGAACTGCCCAGCGCGATGCCCGACGGCGAGCGCATCTTCAACTGGACGCAGCTCTACAACCTCCGCCAGATCCCCGAGCACCTGATCGTCGTCGGCTCCGGTGTCACCGGCGCGGAGTTCGCGAGTGCCTACAACGGGCTCGGGTCCAAGGTCACGCTGATCTCCAGCCGCGACCGTGTGCTGCCCGGCGAGGACGCCGACGCCGCCGAGGTGCTCGAGGGCGTGTTCAAGGACCGCGGCATGACGGTCCTCTCGCAGTCGCGTGCCCAGGCCGTCGACCGCACGGACGACGGCGTGATCGTCCACCTGGCGGACGGACGGACCGTCGAGGGCACCCACTGCCTCGTCGCGGTCGGCGCCGTCCCGAACACCGCGGACATCGGCCTCGAGGAAGCAGGTGTCGCCGTCAACGAGTCCGGCCACATCCGCGTCGACGGCGTCTCCCGCACCACGGCCCCGAACGTCTACGCGGCGGGGGACTGCACGGGCGTCTTCGCCCTCGCCTCGGTCGCGGCGATGCAGGGCAGGATCGCCATCGCCCACCTCATGGGCGATTCGGTCAGCCCCATCAAGCTCAAGCAGGTCGCCTCGAACATCTTCACCTCCCCGGAGATCGCCACGGTCGGCGTGACGGAGGAGGACATCGAGTCCGGGCGGTACCAGGGCGACGTCGTCAAGCTCTCCCTGCACACCAATGCCCGCGCGAAGATGATGAACGTCAAGGACGGCTTCGTGAAGGTGATCTCGCGCAAGGGCTCCGGCACCGTGATCGGCGGCGTCGTCGTCGGGCCGCGCGCGTCCGAGCTGATCTTCCCGCTCGCGCTCGCCGTGACCAAGAAACTGCACGTGGACGACGTCGCCAACACGTTCACCGTGTACCCGTCGCTGACCGGGTCCATCTCGGAGGCGGCGCGGCGCCTGCACGTGCACATCTAGCGCTTTCGCCGGCACCCGAAACGGTGCCGGATGCCGTTACCGGCGTCCACATGGTGGACACGCTTATCCACCCAGTGGACGCCGGTGATCTGATATTGGGGTTCAAACTGAAGCACGGGCGCCGTGCTGCAGGGGCCCTCGTGCACCTGGTGGTCGCGCCTCGTCCGAGAAAGCCGACCCATGACCTCCTCCACGTCCGCTGGTGCCAGCGGAACCACCAAACCGCTGAACTCGCGGGGCAAGGTGATCTTCGCCAGCCTCATCGGCACGACGATCGAGTTCTACGACTTCTACATCTACGCCACAGCCGCCGTACTGGTGTTCCCCGCGTTGTTCTTCCCCAACCAGACCTCTGCGAACCAGCTGCTCAGCTCCTTCGCCGTCTTCGGCGTGGCCTTCGTCGCCCGCCCGCTCGGATCCATCATCTTCGGTCACTTCGGCGACAAGATCGGCCGCAAGGCCACCCTCGTGGCTTCGCTGCTGACCATGGGTATCGCCACGTTCCTCATCGGCCTGCTTCCGTCCGCCACCACCGAGGGGTGGGTGCTCCTCGCGCCCCTGCTGCTCGTCGTGCTGCGTTTCCTCCAGGGACTCGCGCTGGGTGGTGAGTGGAGCGGCGCCGCCCTGCTGGCCACGGAGAACGCCCCCGAGGGCAGGCGCGCCATCTACGGGACGTTCCCGCAGCTCGGAGCTCCGATCGGGTTCATCCTGGCCAACCTGCTGTTCGTGCTGCTGAGTACCACGCTGACCCCGGAGCAGTTCCTGGAGTGGGGCTGGCGTGTGCCGTTCCTGCTGAGCGCCGTGATGGTGGTCATCGGTCTGTACGTACGGCTGAAGCTGATCGAGAGCGCCTCCTTCCAGAAGGTCCAGAACGAGGGCAAGGTCGTGAAGGTGCCGCTCGGCACCACGTTCCGTCGCCACTGGCGCGCACTGATCCTCGGCACGTTCATCATGTTCGCGACCTACGTGCTCTTCTACTTCATGACCGCCTTCACCCTGACCTACGGGACGGCGCCGTCGAGCGTCGAGCAGGCGCAGGCCCGCGCGGCAGCTGCCGGCAAGGAGTTCACCGAGGCGCAGGCTGCAGCGTTCGTCCCCGGCCTGGGCATGGCGCGCACCGACTTCCTGTGGATGCTGATCATCGGTGTCGTCTTCTTCGGGATCTTCACCCTCGTGTCGGGACCGCTCGCCGAGCGTTTCGGCCGGCGCAAGATGCTCCTCGCCACCACCGTGGGCATCGCCGTCTTCGGTCTGCTGTGGGCTCCGCTCTTCGGGGCAGGAACGGTCGGCGCCATGATCCTCCTGATCGTCGGCTTCACGCTCATGGGCCTCACCTTCGGTCCGATGGCCGCGGTGCTGCCCGAACTGTTCCCGGCGAACGTCCGCTACACGGGG is from Arthrobacter burdickii and encodes:
- a CDS encoding S8 family serine peptidase, whose protein sequence is MSKSYRRRAASAALATLTSIVLASSMTTPASAVEGSAQGEPTAQGLGSQVPPEVKVSQDLRTRTGQVSVFVQFEGAGAFERTQPQSVRSGLAAPVRKVAEVQNIRGEIEAKAEDVAAEASATSLYTTTNTIPGVAMTGDAEQIRALAARPDVKKITGIVPKTLDNKGGVIDTRALESWVQRDQTGDGVTIAVLDTGLDYTHAGFGGPGTIEAFNTAKASATIPEESLGLYDPAKFIGGFDLVGDAYDPDPASDTYSPVPVPDANPLDCQGHGSHVAGTAAGYGVNADGSTFKGDYTSLTAAEVNAMRIGPGSAPKAGLVSLRVFGCEGTSEVVGLALDYVLDPNRDGDFSDRANVVNMSLGSDFPAYDDPEIDIVNSLTAQGVLSVVSSGNGGDVFDNGGSPGSAASALTVANSVGSQVTLDGIDVLAPADVAGRAAGQYSANFDYTSATEEQLTGEVVVGPAANRFGCNPFEAGSLEGKWVWLQWEENGAFPCGSGVRFNNAEAAGAEGVILDSPRSVFEAGIAGNATIPGVQFNARFSQSLRAAAEDGTLQVRLDPDLQGTAVGASDALDTLSPSSSRGVHGSNGVVKPDVAAPGTSIGSVQSGSGTLASAQTGTSMAAPRVAGIAALLVGATDYNPYQIKSVIMNTATHDILTADGVIHAPNRTGSGRVDALNALDARSLAYATADPALTTVSFGVLELAADPVSLTRQITVENRSDTVVAYTAEYLEATAMPGVEISVTATGTSSATADVPANGRATFDVVLSIADPTALAKSIDPAAERFQQEVPRQYIADASGRVQFTSTTASTLRVPVHAAPKPTADLTAGTNIPFDTPSDLESDLTFTGRGLLQGGEDSLYASIASPFVLGTESARRESLALESLYALDLKSVGASSTVPGLVKAGGDPLAGYLSFGISTWANWNTLSSAPQIQIEIDADNNDEADFIAATGRAEELDLVLVNLYAVSDDGTISAEPVDGGIANNVFGDVDTNLLDTNVVTLPLPVAKMGLNLAAGADISYRVSTSSQYSVDAEGQNVPVDTTDWIDFSVSEPAFWFEGDSADTSFIVTDGSSLRVHRTAGNTTSKGLFLHHHNASGARDEVLAIQQGRLRFPDTAGNQHEAAINWLADAGLTTGYPDGTYRPLGSVNRDAMAAFLYRLAGEPAYAAPSTSPFKDITPNTKFYKEMSWLAETGITTGYSDDTYRPLAPVNRDAMAAFMNRFAGEFCNIADAGNYTNPSTASFRDVPVNLQFAREISWMKASAISTGWADGTYRPVAPVARDAMAAFIQRLDSYETDNGGCKP
- a CDS encoding phospho-sugar mutase, which gives rise to MTTSELDTLLSTADSWAAADPDPQTAEELRALVGSVRARNGSAAVSEQELRDRFSGPLAFGTAGLRAALGAGPNRMNRVVVRRAAAGVAAHALDLAAGAYAPRAVVGFDARHNSRIFAEETAAIFTAAGIETFLMPRELPTPVLAYAIRALECEVGIMVTASHNPPQDNGYKVYLGGRAVEEDARGVQIVAPHDAGIAARIDEVGAIESVGLASAGWTVLPESVEADYLASVSALADPAITARDLRIVLTPLHGVGGRTAQAVLAAAGFSDVTVVERQADPDPDFPTVAFPNPEEPGALDLALETAAQVDADLVIANDPDADRVALAAREPSTGAWRMLRGDEVGTLLGLHLAARLTADARDGVARDGAAGHPARRSVFANSIVSSRLLGRIAGMSGIDHAQTLTGFKWIARVHDLSFGYEEALGYCVAPELVRDKDGISAGLLLAELAAATKAAGRTLFDLLDDAFLVHGLHASDQLSVRVGSLGLLGAMMNRLRENPPSSFAGSPVSVAEDLAQGSAHLPPTDGLLYLTHDETRVIIRPSGTEPKLKCYLEVVEPVGSTAELEDAKTAARTRLDAVKRDVGEALGL
- a CDS encoding purine-nucleoside phosphorylase; amino-acid sequence: MTSDPFDLARDAADHIARATGIDRHDTALVLGSGWGEAAELIGETTHTLDAADIPGFSAPAVVGHTGTVRSIRTANGKRALVLGARTHFYEGKGVRAVVHGVRTAAAAGATTMILTNGCGGLQEHWQPGTPVLISDHINLTASSPLEGATFVDLTDLYSSRLRSLARSVDPTLDEGVYAQFTGPHYETPAEVQYAKRIGADLVGMSTALEAIAARHAGMEVFGISLVTNLAAGISPVPLSHTEVLEAGHAAGPRISRLLADIVATI
- a CDS encoding NAD(P)H-quinone dehydrogenase; translation: MTNQLDFSSLRLAILGGGPGGYEAALVAASLGAKVTVVERQGLGGSAVLTDVVPSKTLIATADTMTRFTDASGLGVHFSADSRVFADLDKVNQRLLKLAVEQSSDIRATLERLGVRVIIGTGKLLDNHRLEVESDGETTIVEADAVLLAVGSTPRELPSAMPDGERIFNWTQLYNLRQIPEHLIVVGSGVTGAEFASAYNGLGSKVTLISSRDRVLPGEDADAAEVLEGVFKDRGMTVLSQSRAQAVDRTDDGVIVHLADGRTVEGTHCLVAVGAVPNTADIGLEEAGVAVNESGHIRVDGVSRTTAPNVYAAGDCTGVFALASVAAMQGRIAIAHLMGDSVSPIKLKQVASNIFTSPEIATVGVTEEDIESGRYQGDVVKLSLHTNARAKMMNVKDGFVKVISRKGSGTVIGGVVVGPRASELIFPLALAVTKKLHVDDVANTFTVYPSLTGSISEAARRLHVHI
- a CDS encoding MFS transporter, which produces MTSSTSAGASGTTKPLNSRGKVIFASLIGTTIEFYDFYIYATAAVLVFPALFFPNQTSANQLLSSFAVFGVAFVARPLGSIIFGHFGDKIGRKATLVASLLTMGIATFLIGLLPSATTEGWVLLAPLLLVVLRFLQGLALGGEWSGAALLATENAPEGRRAIYGTFPQLGAPIGFILANLLFVLLSTTLTPEQFLEWGWRVPFLLSAVMVVIGLYVRLKLIESASFQKVQNEGKVVKVPLGTTFRRHWRALILGTFIMFATYVLFYFMTAFTLTYGTAPSSVEQAQARAAAAGKEFTEAQAAAFVPGLGMARTDFLWMLIIGVVFFGIFTLVSGPLAERFGRRKMLLATTVGIAVFGLLWAPLFGAGTVGAMILLIVGFTLMGLTFGPMAAVLPELFPANVRYTGSAVAYNVSSMIGAAPASFIAVALWQAAGGSTVLVGAYLSVAAVLTFIALFISRETRDHDYENNVA